TCGGGATGGGCCCGAGCTCGACGTCGAAGACGGTGCCCTGACTCGCGACCTCCTCGCCGGTGAAGATCGACTCCAGGCTGCGGCCTGACTGCACCTCGAGCGCCCGCTCCGAGTAGGCCGTCCAGTCCTCCTGGAGCGATCCCGTGGCGGCATAGACGGCGAAGAAGGGCAGGATGCCGCCCAGCAGGCCGCCGAGGAAGGCCGTCCTGCGGCCCTCGGGCGTCTCGGGCGCTGGCGCGATGGCGCTGAGCTGGCGGAGGCTGTCGCGCACCACCAGGAACATGCCGACGAAGGCCGCGACGCGGGCGATGACGGCGATCGGCATGATGAGCAGCCCGCCGGTGGGCGAGGCCGCGCCGACCCAGCCGGCGAGCTCGATGACGCCGTAGCGCACGAGCACGCCTGCGAGGTGGAGCGCGACGAGCGCAGGCCAGTGCTGGACGAGAGTGCGTCCGATCGTCGCGAGCATGCCGAGCACGGCATCACCGTAGCCGGGCGAGGCTGGGAGCGGGACGGCGACGGTGGTGGCGTCTCGATACGCGGCCTGCGGCCGCTACTCGACGGGCGTGTGCATCGCTACTCGACGAGCGTGTGGACCGCTACTCGACGAGCGGGGGCGTCGCGAGCGACTACGGTTTCGGCGCGATCGAGGGCACCAGGCGCAGCCGCGCCCGCGCGTGCTGCTTCGCGCCGCCATTGATCTGCATCGCCTCCGGTGCGCTGACGACATGAGGGGCGGGGCTCGGCGCAGACGGCGGGACGACCGCCACGAGCCGGCGCTCGAGGGGACGCTGCAGCTGCGCGTCGTCGCGGCTCGCCAGGGCGATCCGCACGGGCACGACGGATGCGGCGCTCCAGGCCTGCGGCGAGCACGCACCCGGGTAGGGGATCGGCTTGGCGGTGTCCTCCAGCCCGTAGCCGGCGTAGACCTCGGGCATCCGGCCGTCGAACGCATCCGCCGCCCGCTCGAGCTGGATCGCGAGCTGCCGAGCCTCGTCGAGGAGCCCTGCGCGCAGCAGCCCCTCGATCGCGATCGCCGTGTCGTGGGGCCAGACCGCGCCGCAGTAGTGGGAGAGCGGCCAGTACTGCTCGGCATCGGTCGCCATGGTGCGCAGGCCGAAGCCAGAGGAGAGGCGGTCGTCGAGCAGCAGCTGCGCCACCGCGGCCTCCTCGTCGCGGTCGAGCAGCGTCGTGCCGATGAGCTGGCCGATGTCGCTCACCAGGATCGGGATCGGGTGGTCGGCGCCGTCGACGGCCATGGCGGGGAAGCGGGTGCCGTCGAGCTCGACCCAGAACTCCTCGCGGAACCGTGCCCGCAGCCGCTCCGCCCACGCGCGCCAGGGCGCACCGTCGTCGCCGAGCGCGTCGAGCAGCGCTGCAGCCCCGACAGCCGCGCGGCAGGCGAGGCCCTGCACCTGGGCCGCGGCGATGTCGCGGTCGGTGCGCCCGAGCCGATCGGCCCTCCAGTCCTTGCCGGCGACGCCCATGCCCGTCTCGTCCGCGCAGCGGAGCAGGTCATCGTCGCTGTGCGCCTGCATCCACCCGAGCGCGGCGTGCAGCGCGGTGCGCAGCTCGCGCACCGTCTCGAGCGGCAAGCCGTTGCGCCACGCGTCGTGCAGCAGCACGATCCAGAGCGGTGTCGGGTCGATGGATCCCCGGTAGACGGGCCGTGCCTCGACCCCCGGTCGTGGCGGATCGCTCGCTGCCTGCCGCATCTCGTGCAGGATCCTGCCGGGCTCCTCACCGGTGGCCGGGTCGAGCTGCACGCCCTGTCGGGCGGCGAGCGTGCGCAGGGTGCCCTCGGCGAGCTGCCCGCCGAGCGGCAGCAGCAGCCGGCAGGCGATGAGGGCGTCGCGCGCGACCATCGTCATGTGCCAGGGCGCGCCGGCCGCGGGGAAGGCGCCGTGCCCAGCGTCGAGCAGCAGGTTCTGGAGGTCGGCGATGGCGCGGGTCGACCACCGATCGAGTGCCGGTCTGCCCGTCGGCCGCAGCTCGGCACTCATCTCGGGGCTGTCCGTGCCGTGCAGCACGAGCGTCGGGTCGACCAGCTCGATCTCGAGCGTGACGCCCGCCCAGTCGTCGGGCACCACGCGCGCCTGCTGCGACACGACGATGCGGTTGCCCTCGATGCGCACGTGGCCGCCGCGGCTGCTGGCGCGCAGGGTGCGGATCCCGTCGGTCGCGATGGCCTCGTCGCCCTCGAGCTCGAGGCGCACGTCGGCCGGCTGCGGTCGCCCCGCCTGCACACTGGACAGCGGTGCGAAGCCCACCTCGCAGCTGAGCTCCACGCTCAGATCGATCGCTTCCTCGCCGCCGTTGACGAGCGTCACCCGCTCGACCGTCCCGCCCGAGTAGACCTCGCGCATCCGCTCGACCGCGACGCGATCTCGCGGTCGGCTCGTCAGCGGGTCGATGGCGAGCCCCCGGAAGACGATCCAGTCGGGCTCCTCAGCCGTCGCCATCGGCTCGACGGGCAGCCCGTCGACCAGCAGCACGATGGCGCTCGCGAAGCGCCAGTCGCCGTGGAAGACGCCGTCTGCCCCACCGGCCATCGAGCCGTCCTGGGCTGACCACACCTGCGTCGGAGCCGAGAGCGCGGCGAGACCGTGGTGCGAGAGCGGCGGGTGGGCCGCTCCGGTCACGAGATCTGAGCGCATGCGTGGGTTCCGATCGTCATCTGGAGGCGCCCCAAACGCTAGTCTCCGACCCGAACGAAGGCCCAAAGGCGGACTCAGGCTTGACGCGAGAGTTCCTCAGTGTTCGGCGCGCCCGTCCGGGGGCTCCCGCCTCGCTGCGCTACGGGGTCGGATTGCGCGCGTCGTATGCAAGGAACGTGCGCTGCGCGCGCGTGATGACGGCGATCAGCACGATGATGACGATGCCGCCGAACAGCGGCGGAGCCCAGAGCGCGATGAGGGTCGCGGCGGCGCCCGCATAGAGGTCGCCGACCCGAGGGCCGCCCGCGACGACGACCATGAACAGCCCCTGCGTGCGGCCGCGCATGTCGTCCGGAGCCGCCGTCAGCATCATGGTGGAGCGGAAGATCGCGCTGATCTCGTCGCTCGCGCCCATGCCGGCGAAGGCGACCGCCGCGACGCCCAGCGCCACCCACGAGACCTGCGGCCAGTCGGCGCCGACCGGCCCGCCCCATCCCATCGCCATCACCAGCACGACGGCGCCGAGCAGCGCGACGAAGCCGCCGTAGACCATGATCGACCGCGTGACCGCGACGCCGTGGCGGTGCACGTGGGCGACGGGGCCCGAGAACAGGCTGGCGAGCAGCGTGCCGGTCGCGGCAGCCGCGGTGAGCACGCCGACCGTGACGGGCCCGCCGCCGATCGCGACCGCGCCGACCGCCGGCAGCAGCGCGAAGGGGCGACCGAACGTCATGGCGATGATGTCGACGATGAACGACATGCGGATGTTGGGCGCCTGCCGCATGAAGCGCATGCCGTCGCGCAGCGACTCGAGCCCCGGCCGCGCGACCTGCCCGAGCGGCGGCAGCTTCGGCAGGCCGATGATGCCGAGGAAGCCGGCGGTGAACAGCACCGCGTCGATGGCGAAGGTGATCGGCAGCCCGATGGTCGCCACCAGCACGCCGGCGGCGGCGGGGCCGACCGTGAGCATGATGCCCATGGCGATGCCGTTGAGGGCTGCGGCGCGGGAGATGAGGTGCGCGGGCAGGATGCGCGGGGTGACGGCGCTGCGGGTCGCACCCGAGATGGTGGCGGCGACGGTGTTGATGGTCGTGAGCACGTAGAACGGCCACACCACCGCGCGCTGGCCGTCGGCGACGAGCGCGGCATCCCAGGTGGAGAGCGCGACGAGCCCGAGCACGGCCACCCAGCCAGTGAGGCTCGAGAGCATGAGCACGAGGCGCCGGTCGAAGGCATCGGCGAGCATGCCGCCCCAGAGGCCGGCGATCACCATCGGCACGAGCGCGACGCCGCCGACGAGCGCCACCATCATCGTGCTCTCGGTCATGTCGAAGACCTGCAGGCCGACGGCGACGATCGTCATCTGCGCGCCGATGCCGCTGATCGCATTGCCGATCCACAGCCGCGCGAAGGCCGGCGACGCCCGCAGCGGTGCGAGGTCGACGAAGCGGCGGCGCTTGCCCGGGTCGGCGGATGGGGTTCCCGACGGGAGGTCGACACCGGCGGGCGGCAGGATGCCGTGGGCGCCGGTGGTGGGTTCGCCGCCGGATTCGAGCTGGTCGGTCACGCTGAGCGGTCGATGCCGTACAGCGCGTCGATCGCCGACAGGAAGTCGTCGTGCCTGCCCTCGGCTGCGAGCTCTCGGGCTCGCACCGTCGGCTTGTGCAGCAGCACGCCGGCGAAGTGCCGCAGCGCCTGCTCGGCGGCCTTGCGCTCGGCCTCGCTGCCGCGCTTGGAGATGCGGGCGAGCTCTGCCTCCATGGCGTCCTCGACGTGCTGGCGCAGCGCCGCGATCGCCGGGCCCACCTGGTGCTCCGCCGTGCCGCGCTCGAAGCGGCGGGCCGCCTTGCGCACCAGATCGCGGGCGTCCTCGGTGGCCGTGAGGTGCTCGAGCGGGGCGTGCAGCCGGATGGTCTCGAGGTCGAGCACCTCGACACCGTGCACGCTCGCGACATCCGGGTCGACGTTGCGCGGCATCCCCATGTCGATGACCAGCTGCGCCGAGCGCCCGTGCTCGACGGGGCAGGAGGTCGCGCGCGCTCCCGTCGCGGCATGCATCGGGCAGCCCTCGGGCGCTGCGACCTCGTGCTCGCCGCCGGCGAGCAGTACGGGGCAGCCGAGAGCCTGGTGGCCGTCGGGCGCGGAGCCCGGGAACGCGTGCGTGGCCGCGAGGCGCTCGCGGCCTGCGTGCAGCAGGGCGGCGTCGACGACGAACTCCTCTGCGCTCGTGCAGGTGACGATGACGTCTGCGCTCGCGGCGGCCATCGCGGCGTCGCGACCGTCGACGTGGCCGATCGCGTGGCTGCGCGCGAAGCCGTTGCCGCGACCGGAGGGGCTCCAGACCTCGATGTGCTTGGCGCCGCGGCGGCGCAGCTCGGCGAGCGAGACGCCGGCGAAGCGGCCGGTGCCGACCAGCAGCACGCGGGTGTCGGCGAAGTCGACGCGAGCGCTCGCGAGGTCGAGCGCGAGGCGCACGATCGAGCGGCCCGCCTCGCCGAGGCCCGTGCGGTTCTTGACGCCGCGCTGGGTCTCGGAGGCACGTTGGAAGAGTCGCTCGAGGTGCGGGCTCGTGGTGCCAGCGTCCTGTGCGGAGGCGAGCGCGCGGCGCACCTGGCCGGCGATCTCGCCCTCGCCGACGACGACCGACTCGAGGCCGGCCGCGACGGAGAAGAGGTGCTCGGCGGCGCGGGCGTCCGTGAGCGGCTCCAGGGCCTCCGGGCGGTGGAAGCCCAGCGCATCCGCGGCCGCCGTCTGTGCGATGCCGGCCGCCTCGGCCGCATCGTGCTCGGTCTGCACGTCGAGGTAGACCTCGAAGCGGTTGCAGGTCGAGATGACGATGGCGCCGTCGACGGCGGGATGAGACGCGAAGGCGGTGGGGAGCTGTGCCGCGTCTGCCGTCGACAGTGCCTCGAGGGCGGTGAAGTCGGCGTTCTTGTGGCTCGCCGTGAGGCAGATCAGCACTGACCCATCCTACCGCGTGCCCACCGCGTCCTCGATTCCTCGATTCACCGACTGCCTCGTTGCACAACGCAAGCTCGGCACGCAGGCGCACTGGTGCGTGGCTGACGGTGCCGCAGGGCACCGCTGCGACCGCGCGCAGAGCTTGCGTTGTCCCGCGGGCCCGGCCGCGCGCAGTTGGTGGGAGAATGGGGGCGATGTCCGCGCTCCGTGAAGACCACCCGCTCAACACCCGCACCGGCACTGCTCCCGTGGTGCGTGCGTACCGCGGCGACCGCCCGGAGATCACGCCGGTCTGGTTCATGCGGCAGGCCGGCCGCTCGCTGCCCGAGTACCGCGAGCTGCGTGCCCGCACCGACGGTCCGGCGCGCGACATGATCGAGACCTGCCTGGTGCCAGAGCTCGCGAGCGAGATCACCCTGCAGCCCGTGCGCCGCCACGGCGTCGACGCCGCCATCTTCTTCAGCGACATCATGGTGCCGCTGCGCCTCGTGGGCGTCGACGTGCGCATCGAGCCGGGCGTGGGACCGGTCGTGGCCGAGCCCATCCGCACCCCGGACGACGTCGAGCGCCTGGTCGCGAACGACCCGGCCGGCCTCGACACCGCGCTCGAGCCGGTACGCGAGGCCGTGCGCCAGACCGTCGCGGGGCTGGCAGAGATCGGCGACGGCACCACGCCGCTCATCGGCTTCGCCGGCGCCCCCTTCACGCTCGCCGCCTACCTCGTCGCCGGCCGGCCCTCGAAGGATCACCTCGAGGCCCGCACCCTCATGCGCGCACACCCCGAGGCCTGGGACCGCCTCACCCGCTGGGCAGCCGACGTCACCGGCCGCTTCCTGCGCGCGCAGGTCGAGGAGGGCGCGAGCGCCGCGCAGCTGTTCGACTCCTGGGCCGGCTCGCTGCCGCTCGACCAGTACCAGGAGCACGTGGCACCGGCCTCGCGCACGTCGCTCGACGCCGTGCGCGATCTGACCGACGCATCCGGCGCCCGGGTGCCGCTCGTGCACTTCGGTGTCGGGGCCGGCGAGCTCTACGGCGCCATGGACCTCGATGTCGACGCGGTGGGCGTCGACTGGCGCGTGCCGCTCGACGTCGCGCTCGAGCGCATCGGCAGCGACGTGACCGTGCAGGGCAACCTCGACCCCGCAGTGCTCGGCGCGCCATGGGAGATCGTCGAGGCTGCGATCGACCACGTGCTCGTCGCGGGCAGCGTCGCGCGCGCCCACGTCTTCAACCTCGGCCACGGGGTGCCGCCCTCGGCCGACCCCGCGGTGCTCACGCGCATCGTGCAGGCGGTGCACGAGCGGTGACCCACGACCCGGCCGTCGACGCCACCACAGAGGCGGATGCGTCGGCACCCGCCGAGCAAGCGCGCTACGACACGATCGTGGCCGGCGCGGGCATCGCGGGGCTCACGGTCGCGCACGACCTGGCGGCGCGCGGCTACCGGGTGCTGGTGCTCGACGCAGCGGAGCGCATCGGCGGCACCGCCGCGGCGCTCGAGCTGCCGGCGCTGGGCATGTCGCTCGACGCGGGCGCCGAGTCGTTCGCGGTGCGCAGCGGCGCGGTCGCAGCGCTGCTCGGCGAGCTGGGCCTCGCCGACGAGATCGTCGACCCGAACCCTGCCGGGGCCTGGCTGCTGCTGCCTGCGAGTCGCGGCGGGCACCATGCAGCACGATCGAGGGCGGTGCCGCTGCCGAAGCGCACGCTGCTGGGCATCCCCTCGGTGCCGCTCGCTCAGGATGTCATCGACGCGCTCGGCTGGGCCGGCGCCCTGCGTGCCTACTTCGACCGCCTCATGCCGGTGCTGCGCATCGGCAAGGACGACGCGCTCGGCCCGCTCGTGCGCCGTCGCATGGGCCAGAAGGTGCTCGACCGGCTCGTCGCGCCGCTCGCCGGCGGCGTCTACTCGGCCGACCCCGAGCTGCTCGATGTCGGGGTGGTCGCGCCGGGCCTCAACGGCGGCATCACGCGCGCCGGATCGCTCTCGGGCGGCGTCGCCTTCGTGCTCGAGGAGCGCGCGGCTGCGGCAGGCGCCGGCGAGGCCCGGCCCGGCAGCGCGGTGCAGGGCGTCCGCGGCGGCATCCACCGCATCCCGGAGCGCCTCGCCGAGCGCGCCCGCGAGCACCACGCCGAGATCCGCACCGGCGAGCGCGTGCTGGCCGCCACCGAGACCGACACCGGCTGGATCGTCGAGACGGATGCGGGCACGCACGAGTCGTCGTCGCTGGTCGTCGCGCTGCCGGAAGCCGAGGCGCGGCGGCTGCTGCTCGCCGCGCCGTCGGCTGAGGAGCGCGCGGCGGAGGACCGGGGGCCGAGACAGGCCCCGCTGGGGTCGCGGCAGAGGCCCGAAAGGGCCTCTGCCCTCAGCTCCACCGCGCTCGCGTCTCGAAGCCCGATGATCGAGCTCATCACCCTCGTCTTCCCCGCGGGCGCCATCGACGGCGATCCCCGCGGCACCGGCGTCCTCGTCGCCGCCGACGCCACGCAGGTGCGCGCGAAGGCGATGACGCACGCGACCGCCAAGTGGGCGTGGCTGCGCGAGGCCGCCGCCGGCCACGAGATCGTGCGGCTCTCCTACGGCACCGGGGCAGCGGGTGCAGCTGTGCCCGCGACGGCGGAGCTCGACGACGATGCGGCCGCCGCGCTCGCGCTCGAGGATGCGCGGGCCATCTTCGGCACCGACCTGCCTCAGCCCGTCGCCAGCGCCCGCGTGCGCTGGCAGCAGGGCCAGCCATCCAGCACCATCGGCGCGCGCGAGCGCCAGCAGGAGCTCCGCGACGCCGCGGCCGCACACGAGCAGCTCACGGTCGTCGGCGCCGCCGTCGCCGGCACCGGGCTCGCGCAGGTCGTGCCCGATGCCCGGAAGGCTGCGCTCGAGATCCGACGCGAGCGCTTCGCCGTGCATGGCAGCCCCTGGACCGACGACATCGCCCCGGAGGAGCGCCTCGGCGACGAGACCTCCGTGGCCGAGCCGGCCGAGGCATCCGACATCCCAGCAGACGAACGAGGAGAGGCATGAGCGAGCACGAGACACCGCAGCCCCAGAGCGAGCCGGCAGCGATCGGCGACGGCTTCACGATCTGGGCCGTGTTCCGGCGCGGCGTCGGCCAGCCCGGCCGGACCGGCGCCGACCAGGCCGCCACCCCGCTCGCCGAGGTGCTCGCGACGCTCGAGTCGGAGGGCGTCGTCACGCGCGGCATCTACGACGTCTCGGGGATGCGCGCCGACGCCGACGTGCTCGTGTGGCTGCATGGCGTGCCCGGCGCCGGCACCCCGCCCGAGGCCCTGCAGTCGGCCGTGCGACGCATCCGCCGCTCGCACGAGCTCGCCAGCACCTCGCAGGTCTGGGGCGCGATGGGTGTGCACCGCGACGCCGAGTTCAACAAGCGCCACGTGCCGGGCTTCCTGCGCGACGTCGAGCCGAAGCAGTGGGTGACGGTCTACCCGTTCAACCGCTCCTACGACTGGTACTTGCTGCCGGCCGAGGATCGCAGCCGGATGCTCGCGGAGCACGGCAAGGCGGGCGCCGCCTACCGCGGCGTGATCGCCAACACGGTCTCGGCGTTCGCGCTGGGCGACTACGAGTGGATCCTGCCGCTCGAATCCGACGAGCTCGTCGAGCTGGTCGACATGATGCGCGAGCTGCGTGCCGTCGAGGCCCGCATGCACGTGCGCGAGGAGATCCCGTTCTTCACGGGCCGCCGCATCACGGCGGACGAGATCGAGGAGGTGCTCGCATGAGCGAGACCCAGATGGAGCAGGTCGCCGGTCAGGCGAGCGGATGCTGCGGTGGCGGATGCTGCGGGGGCGCGCAGGCGCAGGATCAGCAGGCGCAGCCGCTGCAGGCGCAGGCGGAGCAGCAGCAGGCGCAGGAGCAGCAGGCGCAGAGCGCGCGCCGCGAGACCAAGCCCGCCGCCGCGACCGGCGTGCACCTCGAGCCGGGGGCCGCCGTGCCGAGCGCGACGCCTGCAGCGCAGGCCGGCCCCGAGCACGTGGAGGAGCCGGTCGCCTACGACGGCATCCTGCTCTCGGGCTTCGGCGGGCCGGAGGGCCAGGACGACGTCATCCCGTTCCTGCGCAACGTCACGCGCGGTCGCGGGATCCCGGACGAGCGGCTCGAGGAGGTCTCGACCCACTACCGCCACTTCGGCGGCGTGAGCCCCATCAACGAGCAGAACCGCGAGCTGAAGGCAGCGCTCGAGGGTGCGCTCGCCGCGGCTGGCGTCGACCTGCCCGTCTACTGGGGCAACCGCAACTGGGCGCCCTACCTCGACGAAGCGCTGCAGCAGGCGGCTGACGCGGGCGCCACGACGCTGCTCGCCATCCCCACCTCCGCCTACTCCTCCTACTCCTCCTGCCGGCAGTACCGCGAGGACTGGGCGGATGCGCTCGAGGCGACGGGGCTGCAGGACTCGCTCCAGATCGACAAGGTCCGGCAGTTCTTCAACCACCCGGGCTTCCTCGGCACCTTCGTCGACGGCGTGCGCAGCACGGTCGCCGAGGCGCGTGCCGCAGGCTTCGCGGACGCCGAGATCGAGGTGCTCTTCGCGACCCACAGCATCCCCACCGCCGACGCCGAGCGCTCTGGCGCACCCGACCTGCACACCTGGGGTGCGGGCGGCGGCTATGAGGGGCAGCACCTCGCCGCGGCCGAGCACGTGATGGCCGAGGCTGCCCCCGGGGTCGCCTGGCAGCTGGTCTACCAGTCGCGCTCGGGGCCGGCCTCGCAGCCGTGGCTCGAGCCAGACATCAACGACGCGATCGAGGCGCTCGCCGCTGAGGAGGGGCGCGCGCGCAAGGCCGTCGTGATCGTGCCGCTCGGCTTCGTCAGCGACCACATGGAGGTCATGTGGGATCTCGACGAGGAGGCCATCGAGACGGCCACCGAGCACGGCCTGTGGGCTCGCCGGGCACCGACGCCGGGCGTCGACCCGCAGTACGTCGGGGCGCTCGTCGATCTCGTGCAGGAGCGGCTCGATGGCAGGCCGGTGGCCGAGCGCAAGGCCGTCACGTCGATCCCTGCCTGGTACGACGTCTGCCGGCCTGGCTGCTGCGAGAACCCGCGGCTGGGCTTCCGGCCCGCGATCGCGGGGCTGCAGCCGTGAGCGCGCGCCAGCTCGACCCCTTCCACCCGAACCGACCCGGTGCACCGGGTCGCGATCGGCGAGACGGGTCCGCGAGCGGGGCCGCAGCCGCGGTGCACAACGCAAGCCCCGCTGCCGGATCGCGCGGCGCGCATCGCCGGGCGGGTCGAACAGCTGCGAGTTCGTCTTCTCGAGCTTGCGTTGTGGGTGGCGGGGGAGCGCGATGAGCGCGCTGAAGGTCGGCACGCGCGGCTCGGCGCTCGCGCTCGCGCAGACGAAGGCGCTCGCGGCGCGCTTCGCCGGCGAGGTCGAGATCGTCGAGATCACGACGAAGGGCGACACCGACCGCTCGTCGCTGTCGCAGCTGGGTGGCACCGGCGTGTTCGTCTCGGCGCTGCGCGATGCGCTGCTCGACGGCACCGTCGACGTGGCCGTGCACTCGATGAAGGATCTGCCGACCGCGGCCGCACCGGGCATCGAGCTCGCCGCCGTCGCCAAGCGGGAGGATTCGCGCGACGCGCTGTGCGCGCGCGACGGGCTGCGCTTCGCCGACCTGCCGGAGGGCGCCAAGGTGGGCACCGGCTCGCCGCGCCGTGCCGCGCAGCTGCGCGTCGCCCGCCCCGACCTCGAGATCGTCGACATCCGCGGCAACGTGCCGACTCGGCTCGCACGTGCGCAGGGCGACAGCGAGACGGGTGAGGGCGCCGACCTTGACGCGGTCGTGCTCGCGCTCGCCGGGCTGAAGCGCCTCGGCCTCGAGGCCGCGGCGACCGACATCCTCGAGCTCATCGACTTCCCGACGGCGCCCGGGCAGGGCGCGCTCGCGGTCGAGGTGCGCGCCGACGACGCGCCGGCCCGCAAGGCGGTCGCGAAGACCGACCACGCGCCCTCGCGCTTCGCGGCGGATGCCGAGCGTCGGGTGCTGGCAGGGCTCGAGGCCGGATGCGCGGCCCCGTTGGCCGCGCACGCGGAGGTCGCCGACGGGATGCTCTTCCTCACCGCCGTCGCCTACGCGACCGACGGCTCGAAGAAGCTCACCGCATCCCACGCCTACACGCTCGACTCGACCTCGGTGGCCGAGCTGGCAGCGGCCGCCGCCGACGTCGCGGAGCGCGCGGTCGGCGAGCTGATGGACGCCGGGGCGGCAGCGCTGATCGCGTAGGGCCGCCGCTCACATCGTGCAGGTGGCGCCCTCCGCCGGCACCTCGAGCTCGATCAGGTAGGCCGCCGCGACCTCGTCGACGCATGCGTTGACGCCCTGCGCCACGATCGTGTGGCCCTGCCCCTCGACGGTCAGCATCGCGCTGCCGAGCGTCTCGGCCAGCGCCGAGCTGCCCTCGTACGGCGTGGTCGGGTCGTCGGTGATCGAGACGACGAGCGTGTCGGGGAGCCCCTCGATGTCCTGCGCGTACGGGAAGCCGAGGGTCGGCTCGGCCGGCCAGTGCTCGCAGCCATCGCGGGCGCCGGCGGTGACGTCGACGCCCGGATCCATGAACGGCGCGCGATCGTAGGTCTCGGTGCGCAGCTGGGCGCCCTGCTCGGGTGTGAGCCGATCCTCGTCCATGCAGTTGATCGCGTGATTCGCCTCGGTCATGTTCGGCCACTGCCCGCTGTCGGTCCGCGGGGCGAAGTCGCGCACGAGCTGCATCAGGGTGTCGCCGCGGCCCGTCTCGAGCTCGGCGATGCCGGCGAGCAGATCCGGCCAGGAGGCCGTGTTGTAGAGGCCGGCGATGACGGCGCCCACGGCGTCGTCGAAGACGAGCTCGGTGTCGAGCGCCGGCACCGGCTGCTCTCGCAGCGGCCGCACGATCTCCTGGAAGCGCTCCGCCGCCTGCGAGGGGTCGGTGCCCAGCGGGCAGTCGGCCTGCTCGGCGCATGCGATCGCCAGCTCGTCGAACGCGCCCTGGAAGCCCGCATACGCGTTCGCGCGCGCCTCCATCGTGCCCTCGCTCGGGTCGCGCCCGCCGTCGAGCAGCAGTGCGCGCACGCGCTCCGGGAACATCTCGGCGTACACGGCGCCGAGCCGCGTGCCGTAGCTCTGGCCGAAGTAGCTCAGCTGGTCCTGGCCGAGCGCCGCCCGCAGCACGTCCATGTCGCGCGCGGTGTCGCGGGTGCCCATGTGGGCGAGCGCCTCGGGGCCGCCGGATCCGGCGGCGCACGCCTCCATGATCGCGCGGGTGTCCTCCTCGGTGAGCTCGACCGTGGTGCCCTGCGAGCCGAGCGGCACGGTGCCCGCGTCGGCCTCCGCGTCGGAGTAGCAGTCGGCGGCGGGCACGGTCACCCCGACGCCGCGCGGGTCGAAGCCGACCATGTCGAAGCGCTCGGTGATCGGGCTCTCGACGAGCCCAGCAGCCGCGATGATCGCGCCGGTGAGGCCCGAGCCGCCGGGTCCGCCCGGGTTGACCACCAGCGGGCCCATCGACTCCGCCCGCGCCGGCACTCGCAGCACCGCGACCGACGCCAGCTCGCCCTCGGGCTGCTCGTAGTCGAGCGGCACCTCGAGGCGGCTGCACTCGATGCCGGGCACCATCCCCAGCAGCGCCTCGTCGTCGTCCGTCGCGGCGTAGTCGGCGCCGCACTCCTCCCACGCCAGCTCTTGCTCGTAGTAGCGGTCGAGCGAGGCTTCGGGAGATGCGGATGGGCTTGGCTCGGCGGGCGGCGGCGCGCACGCCGCCAAGGAGAGGGCGACGGCGACCGCGCCGATGCCTGCCAGCACGGGGGTCACCCGCCCGTGACTCAGGTGCTGCCGTCGTGATCGTGTGGCGTCCACTGCCGTTCCCTTCGCTCAACTGTCAGGTGCCCGGCAAGTCGACACTGTGTGCATGGAACCGGGTCAAGCGCGCGCCTTGAGCACCTCGAAGGCTCCGCCACGCGCGAACACCGCCCCGACCCATCCGCCCGCAATGATTGGATGCTGCAACGCCACAATCTCGAGGAGACCCATGCGCGTCCTGATCCCGCGCGGCGGCAGCTGGGGCGACGATGTCGCGCAGCGCGTCACCGATGCCGGCTTCGAGCCGCTGATCCTGCCGCTCGTGCAGATCGATCCCGCCGAGGACCAGCAGCAGCTGCAGATCATGCTCGGCCACCTCGCCGACGGCCGCTTCGACTGGCTCGTCGTCACCAGCCAGTCGACCGTGCGGGTGCTGCCGCGCGTGCCCGCGAGCGTCTCGGTCGCAGCCGTCGGCTCCGTGA
The window above is part of the Agrococcus sp. ARC_14 genome. Proteins encoded here:
- a CDS encoding FAD-dependent oxidoreductase; translated protein: MTHDPAVDATTEADASAPAEQARYDTIVAGAGIAGLTVAHDLAARGYRVLVLDAAERIGGTAAALELPALGMSLDAGAESFAVRSGAVAALLGELGLADEIVDPNPAGAWLLLPASRGGHHAARSRAVPLPKRTLLGIPSVPLAQDVIDALGWAGALRAYFDRLMPVLRIGKDDALGPLVRRRMGQKVLDRLVAPLAGGVYSADPELLDVGVVAPGLNGGITRAGSLSGGVAFVLEERAAAAGAGEARPGSAVQGVRGGIHRIPERLAERAREHHAEIRTGERVLAATETDTGWIVETDAGTHESSSLVVALPEAEARRLLLAAPSAEERAAEDRGPRQAPLGSRQRPERASALSSTALASRSPMIELITLVFPAGAIDGDPRGTGVLVAADATQVRAKAMTHATAKWAWLREAAAGHEIVRLSYGTGAAGAAVPATAELDDDAAAALALEDARAIFGTDLPQPVASARVRWQQGQPSSTIGARERQQELRDAAAAHEQLTVVGAAVAGTGLAQVVPDARKAALEIRRERFAVHGSPWTDDIAPEERLGDETSVAEPAEASDIPADERGEA
- the hemQ gene encoding hydrogen peroxide-dependent heme synthase — protein: MSEHETPQPQSEPAAIGDGFTIWAVFRRGVGQPGRTGADQAATPLAEVLATLESEGVVTRGIYDVSGMRADADVLVWLHGVPGAGTPPEALQSAVRRIRRSHELASTSQVWGAMGVHRDAEFNKRHVPGFLRDVEPKQWVTVYPFNRSYDWYLLPAEDRSRMLAEHGKAGAAYRGVIANTVSAFALGDYEWILPLESDELVELVDMMRELRAVEARMHVREEIPFFTGRRITADEIEEVLA
- a CDS encoding ferrochelatase, which produces MSETQMEQVAGQASGCCGGGCCGGAQAQDQQAQPLQAQAEQQQAQEQQAQSARRETKPAAATGVHLEPGAAVPSATPAAQAGPEHVEEPVAYDGILLSGFGGPEGQDDVIPFLRNVTRGRGIPDERLEEVSTHYRHFGGVSPINEQNRELKAALEGALAAAGVDLPVYWGNRNWAPYLDEALQQAADAGATTLLAIPTSAYSSYSSCRQYREDWADALEATGLQDSLQIDKVRQFFNHPGFLGTFVDGVRSTVAEARAAGFADAEIEVLFATHSIPTADAERSGAPDLHTWGAGGGYEGQHLAAAEHVMAEAAPGVAWQLVYQSRSGPASQPWLEPDINDAIEALAAEEGRARKAVVIVPLGFVSDHMEVMWDLDEEAIETATEHGLWARRAPTPGVDPQYVGALVDLVQERLDGRPVAERKAVTSIPAWYDVCRPGCCENPRLGFRPAIAGLQP
- the hemC gene encoding hydroxymethylbilane synthase, with protein sequence MSALKVGTRGSALALAQTKALAARFAGEVEIVEITTKGDTDRSSLSQLGGTGVFVSALRDALLDGTVDVAVHSMKDLPTAAAPGIELAAVAKREDSRDALCARDGLRFADLPEGAKVGTGSPRRAAQLRVARPDLEIVDIRGNVPTRLARAQGDSETGEGADLDAVVLALAGLKRLGLEAAATDILELIDFPTAPGQGALAVEVRADDAPARKAVAKTDHAPSRFAADAERRVLAGLEAGCAAPLAAHAEVADGMLFLTAVAYATDGSKKLTASHAYTLDSTSVAELAAAAADVAERAVGELMDAGAAALIA